A stretch of Flavobacteriales bacterium DNA encodes these proteins:
- a CDS encoding acyl-CoA dehydrogenase family protein encodes MSTTTAQPKSATDLFQSHDHYLVDELLTEEHKLIRDTARKHVSKHLKPIIEERFEHASFSADIIPGLAEIGAFGPMVPADYGGMGLDQISYGLIMQEIERCDSGLRSLCSVQGSLVMYPIWKYGSEEQKKKWLPQMAQGKKIGCFGLTEPDHGSNPGGMVTVFQDKGDHYLLNGAKMWISNSPLADVAVVWAKAENTEGRIHGLLVERGMEGFTTPTTHGKLSLRASPTGELVFDNVKVPKANLLPHKSGLGAPLGCLDSARYGIAWGTLGVAMECYDTALRYSRQRIQFGKPIGGFQLTQKKLAEMITEITKAQLLTWRLGVLRNEGRATTAQISMAKRNNVHLALTVAREARQILGGMGITNEYPIMRHMMNLESVVTYEGTHDIHLLITGQEVTGIAAFK; translated from the coding sequence ATGAGCACCACCACCGCACAACCGAAATCCGCTACAGATCTGTTCCAGAGCCACGACCACTACCTTGTTGATGAGCTGCTGACCGAGGAGCACAAGCTGATCCGCGACACCGCGCGCAAGCATGTGAGCAAGCATTTGAAGCCGATCATCGAGGAGCGCTTCGAGCATGCCAGCTTCAGTGCGGACATCATCCCTGGCCTCGCTGAGATCGGTGCATTCGGCCCCATGGTGCCTGCCGATTACGGCGGCATGGGCCTCGATCAGATCAGCTATGGGCTCATCATGCAGGAGATCGAGCGCTGCGATAGCGGCTTGCGCAGCCTCTGCAGCGTGCAGGGCTCACTGGTCATGTACCCGATCTGGAAGTACGGCAGCGAGGAGCAGAAGAAGAAGTGGTTGCCGCAGATGGCCCAAGGCAAGAAGATCGGCTGTTTCGGGCTCACCGAGCCCGATCACGGCAGCAATCCAGGTGGCATGGTCACCGTGTTCCAGGACAAGGGCGACCATTACCTGCTCAACGGCGCCAAGATGTGGATCAGCAATAGCCCCCTGGCCGATGTGGCCGTGGTGTGGGCGAAGGCCGAGAACACTGAAGGCCGGATCCATGGCTTGCTCGTGGAGCGCGGCATGGAGGGCTTCACCACGCCAACCACCCACGGAAAGCTCTCGCTCCGCGCCAGCCCGACTGGTGAACTGGTCTTCGACAATGTGAAGGTGCCCAAGGCCAACTTGCTGCCCCACAAGAGCGGTCTCGGTGCCCCGCTCGGCTGCCTGGACAGCGCGCGCTACGGCATCGCTTGGGGCACGCTAGGCGTGGCCATGGAGTGCTATGACACGGCCCTGCGCTACAGCAGGCAGCGCATCCAGTTCGGCAAGCCCATCGGTGGCTTCCAGCTCACGCAGAAGAAGTTGGCCGAGATGATCACCGAGATCACCAAGGCGCAGCTGCTCACATGGCGCTTGGGCGTGCTGCGCAATGAAGGCCGCGCCACCACGGCGCAGATCAGCATGGCCAAGCGGAACAACGTGCACCTGGCGCTCACCGTGGCCCGCGAAGCGCGGCAGATCCTCGGCGGCATGGGCATCACCAATGAGTATCCCATCATGCGCCACATGATGAACCTGGAGAGCGTGGTGACCTACGAGGGCACGCACGACATCCATTTGCTCATCACCGGGCAGGAAGTCACGGGCATCGCGGCGTTCAAATAG
- the ruvB gene encoding Holliday junction branch migration DNA helicase RuvB, producing the protein MAEGFDLRSEQRSASDKELEQVLRPRRFEEFAGQKAVTDNLKVFVQAAKQRGEALDHVLLHGPPGLGKTTLANIIAQEMGVGIRITSGPVLDKPADLAGLLTNLEPHDVLFIDEIHRLTPVIEEYLYSAMEDYRIDLVIDAGPNARTVQIALNPFTLVGATTRSGLLTAPLRARFGINSRLDYYDSATLKGIIKRSAGLLHVPIVDDAAEEISRRSRGTPRIANALLRRVRDFAQIQSDGTIELPIAQHALKALNVDAHGLDEMDNRILGAIIDKFSGGPVGLNTVATAVGEEAGTIEEVYEPFLIMEGYLQRTPRGRQATERAYRHLGRVPSTKPGSLFE; encoded by the coding sequence ATGGCCGAGGGCTTCGACCTGCGCAGTGAGCAGCGCTCCGCTTCCGACAAGGAGCTGGAGCAAGTGCTGCGTCCGCGGCGCTTCGAGGAGTTCGCCGGGCAGAAGGCCGTGACCGACAACCTGAAGGTCTTCGTGCAGGCGGCCAAGCAGCGCGGAGAAGCGTTGGACCATGTGCTGCTGCATGGTCCGCCCGGCTTGGGCAAGACCACGCTCGCCAACATCATCGCACAGGAGATGGGCGTGGGCATCCGCATCACCAGCGGACCGGTGCTCGACAAGCCCGCCGACCTCGCCGGGCTGCTCACCAACCTGGAGCCGCACGATGTGCTCTTCATCGACGAGATCCACCGGCTCACGCCCGTGATCGAGGAGTACCTGTACAGCGCCATGGAGGACTACCGCATCGACCTGGTGATCGATGCAGGGCCGAACGCGCGCACGGTGCAGATAGCGCTGAACCCCTTCACGCTCGTGGGCGCCACCACGCGCAGCGGCCTGCTCACCGCGCCGCTGCGGGCGCGCTTCGGCATCAATAGCCGCCTCGATTATTACGACAGCGCCACGCTCAAAGGGATCATCAAACGAAGCGCGGGCCTGCTCCATGTTCCCATCGTGGATGATGCGGCCGAAGAAATCTCCAGGCGCAGCCGCGGCACGCCGCGCATCGCCAATGCCTTGCTGCGCCGCGTGCGCGATTTCGCGCAGATCCAGAGCGACGGCACCATCGAGCTGCCCATCGCGCAGCACGCGCTCAAAGCACTGAACGTGGATGCGCACGGCCTCGATGAGATGGACAACCGCATCCTCGGCGCGATCATCGACAAGTTCAGCGGTGGCCCGGTGGGCCTGAATACGGTGGCCACGGCCGTGGGCGAAGAGGCCGGCACCATCGAGGAAGTGTACGAGCCCTTCTTGATCATGGAGGGCTACCTGCAGCGCACACCGCGGGGCAGACAGGCCACCGAGCGCGCGTACCGCCACTTGGGCCGCGTGCCCAGCACCAAGCCGGGGAGCTTGTTCGAATAG
- the rsgA gene encoding ribosome small subunit-dependent GTPase A, protein MPFGLVLRSTGSRYLVRADDGSRHACVARGQLRIKGWNSTNPLAVGDRITFEPSREAEHPGTITDLHDRRNYLVRRSVNLSHHKHVIAANLDLALLMVAIARPRTSFGFIDRFLVTAETYQVPTVIAFNKVDDLQAEEELDLLAEYQEVYEGAGYRTIITSAIEGTGIDELKELLAGKVTLISGHSGVGKSTLINAIDPALDLFTLEVSEASGKGVHTTTFAEMHELHLGGHAASYVIDTPGIKGFGLVDLEEHHIGDQFPEMFKRKGDCRFNDCKHKEEPGCAVRKAVEEGTIAPSRYRSYLDMLEGVDDESTYRLD, encoded by the coding sequence ATGCCTTTTGGATTGGTCCTCCGCAGCACCGGCAGCCGCTACCTCGTCCGCGCGGACGACGGCAGTCGCCATGCGTGCGTGGCACGCGGTCAGCTGCGCATCAAAGGGTGGAACAGCACCAACCCGCTTGCTGTCGGCGACCGCATCACCTTTGAGCCTTCGCGCGAGGCCGAGCACCCCGGCACCATCACCGACCTGCACGACCGCCGCAACTACCTCGTGCGCCGCAGCGTGAACCTGAGCCACCACAAGCATGTGATCGCCGCCAACCTCGACCTGGCGCTGCTCATGGTCGCGATTGCCAGGCCGCGCACCAGCTTCGGCTTCATCGATCGGTTCCTCGTCACAGCGGAGACCTACCAGGTGCCCACGGTCATCGCATTCAACAAGGTTGACGACCTTCAGGCCGAAGAGGAGCTCGACCTGCTCGCAGAGTACCAAGAGGTTTACGAAGGCGCCGGCTACCGCACCATCATCACCTCGGCCATCGAGGGCACGGGCATCGATGAATTGAAGGAGCTGCTCGCCGGCAAGGTCACGCTCATCAGCGGTCACAGCGGCGTGGGCAAGAGCACCTTGATTAACGCCATCGACCCCGCGCTCGACCTCTTCACCCTCGAGGTGAGCGAGGCAAGCGGCAAGGGCGTGCATACCACCACTTTCGCGGAGATGCACGAGCTGCATCTCGGGGGTCATGCGGCCTCCTACGTCATCGATACACCGGGCATCAAGGGCTTCGGCCTCGTTGATCTGGAGGAGCACCACATCGGGGACCAGTTCCCCGAGATGTTCAAGCGCAAGGGCGATTGCCGCTTCAACGACTGCAAGCACAAGGAGGAGCCGGGCTGCGCCGTGCGCAAAGCGGTCGAAGAAGGAACCATCGCGCCGAGCCGCTACCGCAGTTACCTTGACATGCTCGAAGGCGTGGATGACGAGAGCACGTACCGCTTGGATTGA
- a CDS encoding 5'-nucleotidase, lipoprotein e(P4) family, translating to MNAHLNPWLLLSAAVPFTALISCSGRKPIGASTNHESLLAQQGTDAVIWQHASAEAHWLYVQGYDHATWKLESSLAAIDADKQMVDSMEWDRRPLAVIVDIDETVLDNSPYQVSAIKHDRTFDQSAWREWTDKASAKASPGALGFLQYAKSAGCEVFYITNRDIREKASTLKNLQDLGFPDADEKHLLLMEGTSDKTERRARVKASHQVLLLVGDQLRDFDERFKDRSVNNGLDQLKDLHDSLSQYFILLPNPMYGTWRDAIQGKGTDAEKHARVKAWFEKNGY from the coding sequence ATGAATGCGCACTTGAACCCGTGGCTCCTGCTTTCAGCAGCTGTTCCATTCACGGCGCTGATTTCCTGCTCCGGCCGGAAGCCGATAGGCGCATCGACGAATCACGAGTCCTTGCTCGCACAGCAGGGAACCGATGCGGTGATCTGGCAGCATGCCTCCGCGGAGGCGCATTGGCTGTACGTGCAGGGCTATGATCACGCGACTTGGAAATTGGAGTCGAGCCTCGCGGCCATCGACGCGGATAAGCAGATGGTGGACAGCATGGAATGGGACCGGCGCCCGTTGGCTGTCATCGTTGATATCGATGAGACCGTGCTCGACAACAGTCCGTACCAGGTAAGCGCGATCAAGCATGACCGGACCTTCGATCAATCCGCATGGCGCGAGTGGACGGACAAGGCCTCCGCGAAGGCGAGCCCCGGAGCACTTGGCTTCTTGCAATACGCCAAGTCTGCCGGATGCGAGGTCTTCTACATCACCAACCGCGACATCCGCGAGAAGGCCAGCACGTTGAAGAACCTGCAGGACCTTGGCTTCCCGGATGCCGATGAGAAGCACTTGCTGCTCATGGAGGGAACGAGTGACAAGACTGAGCGCCGCGCACGCGTGAAGGCATCGCACCAGGTGCTGCTGCTCGTGGGCGATCAGCTGCGCGATTTCGATGAGCGCTTCAAGGACCGCAGCGTGAACAACGGATTGGACCAGTTGAAGGACCTGCACGACAGCCTCTCGCAGTACTTCATCCTGCTGCCTAATCCCATGTACGGCACCTGGCGAGACGCCATCCAGGGCAAGGGCACCGACGCCGAGAAACATGCCCGGGTGAAAGCCTGGTTCGAGAAGAACGGCTACTGA
- a CDS encoding D-tyrosyl-tRNA(Tyr) deacylase — protein MRAVIQRVSSASVRIDGREHARIASGLLVLLGIETGDSEADLEWLCGKIIRMRVFPDTHGVMNLDIAQAHGELLMVSQFTLHASTAKGNRPSYIRAARPEESMPLYLRAKQRFAEMLGRRVQSGEFGAMMEVGLVNDGPVTIIIDSKLKE, from the coding sequence ATGCGCGCTGTGATCCAACGCGTGAGCAGCGCCAGCGTGCGCATCGACGGGCGCGAGCACGCTCGTATCGCCTCAGGATTGCTCGTGCTGCTCGGCATCGAGACCGGCGATTCGGAAGCCGACCTCGAATGGCTCTGCGGCAAGATCATCCGCATGCGCGTGTTCCCCGATACCCATGGCGTGATGAACCTCGACATCGCCCAGGCGCATGGCGAATTGCTCATGGTGAGCCAATTCACCCTGCACGCCAGCACGGCCAAAGGCAATCGGCCCAGTTACATCCGAGCGGCGCGGCCGGAGGAGTCCATGCCGTTGTACCTGCGCGCGAAGCAGCGCTTCGCCGAGATGCTGGGCCGTCGCGTTCAGAGCGGGGAATTCGGCGCGATGATGGAAGTGGGCCTGGTGAACGATGGGCCGGTGACCATCATCATCGATAGCAAGTTGAAGGAATAG
- a CDS encoding T9SS type A sorting domain-containing protein encodes MMSKRHSQLLAPGIFPGMRAMMLIGALFGASAGWSQCTNLTAFGTVTAPTNSTALTISTCTFQSEYNTVSGIVAGATYTVTSSCGGYITIRRGTYNGALVANGNSPVSFTAPVAGTYYLHFNTNAACGTASICCTTTITCTSCGAGGGGCLNTVAFGAAAAPTNNTPLTINTCTYQSEYNTITGIAAGATYTITNSCGGYITVRQGSYNGPVVSQGTSSLTFTATVAGTYYIHYNTSAACGTASICCTTSITCTSCTGAPPPGTCTAVNIPSLPVTGQPVICHPSNLITAANVTSLCGTGSTLYLGGNEALYTVTPTTTGSYVINYTGQSWSSIWVFSGNCPAAGGLCQGSVSGVGASQSLSLTLTAGVQYWILFDTWPSPPSPCPGTFSITTSNVPPPAVASDCNQAVNICTNINFQIDPNGFGSTNEIPALGSLGNPDFLVDGALSPWGTDHWGCLRAGELNSTWMVINVLTGGSLTFTFGGLGTQSGFYDWIMYPYGLGTCAQVAGNLVPPVRCNWNGVSYGGTGLAAPPPAGGDPTNYEPPLNVASQTQWLICFSNWSSVTTAVPLQFGGTAVVSCTTLPVELLLFDAQAQATAVALEWVTASESNSSRFIVERTSDGEAWSELSTMPAAGMSNSPRVYKTEDRAPIMGIAYYRLRMLDLDGSEVLSQVRSVRFVPSARAVPNPATGPFTVNGVGADQRVQLFDAMGREVPISMVRGDHDRATVDPLGAPPGVYQLRIAGDHATTIRVALER; translated from the coding sequence ATGATGAGCAAGCGCCATAGCCAGCTCCTTGCACCAGGCATATTCCCCGGCATGCGGGCGATGATGCTGATTGGGGCCCTGTTCGGCGCTTCTGCGGGCTGGTCACAGTGCACCAACCTAACCGCCTTCGGCACAGTAACGGCTCCAACGAACAGCACGGCGCTCACTATCAGCACCTGCACCTTCCAGTCCGAGTACAATACGGTCAGCGGAATCGTGGCGGGCGCGACCTATACGGTGACCAGTTCGTGCGGGGGCTACATCACGATCCGTCGTGGCACCTATAACGGGGCGTTGGTGGCCAACGGCAACTCGCCGGTGAGCTTCACCGCACCTGTGGCCGGGACCTACTACTTGCATTTCAACACCAATGCGGCTTGCGGCACAGCTTCGATCTGTTGCACCACCACCATCACCTGCACCTCCTGCGGGGCTGGCGGAGGAGGATGCCTGAACACGGTTGCCTTCGGTGCGGCAGCAGCGCCTACCAACAATACGCCGCTCACGATCAACACCTGCACCTACCAGAGCGAGTACAACACGATCACGGGCATAGCGGCCGGGGCCACATATACCATCACGAATTCGTGCGGCGGCTACATCACTGTCAGGCAGGGCTCCTACAACGGCCCGGTGGTGTCCCAAGGCACCTCATCGCTCACTTTCACTGCCACGGTTGCCGGCACCTATTATATCCACTACAACACCAGCGCGGCATGTGGCACTGCATCCATTTGCTGCACCACAAGCATCACCTGCACCTCGTGCACCGGTGCTCCTCCGCCCGGCACCTGCACGGCAGTGAACATCCCGAGCCTTCCCGTCACAGGGCAACCGGTGATCTGCCATCCCTCGAACCTGATCACCGCAGCGAACGTCACCAGCCTCTGCGGCACGGGCAGCACATTGTACTTAGGCGGCAATGAGGCGCTCTACACGGTAACGCCGACGACCACCGGGAGCTATGTGATCAATTACACCGGGCAGTCGTGGAGCTCGATCTGGGTCTTCAGCGGGAACTGCCCGGCCGCTGGAGGCCTTTGCCAAGGATCGGTGAGCGGAGTCGGGGCCAGTCAATCGCTCTCACTCACATTGACCGCAGGTGTGCAGTACTGGATCCTCTTCGACACTTGGCCTTCGCCGCCGAGTCCCTGCCCCGGCACCTTCAGCATCACCACTTCCAATGTCCCCCCCCCAGCCGTGGCGAGCGATTGCAACCAAGCGGTGAACATCTGCACGAACATCAATTTCCAGATTGACCCGAATGGCTTTGGCAGCACGAATGAGATTCCAGCCTTGGGCTCCCTAGGCAACCCGGACTTTCTGGTGGACGGCGCACTCAGCCCTTGGGGCACTGACCATTGGGGCTGCCTACGGGCCGGCGAACTGAACAGTACCTGGATGGTGATCAACGTGCTCACGGGCGGCTCGCTCACCTTCACATTCGGTGGCTTGGGCACGCAATCCGGCTTCTACGATTGGATCATGTACCCATACGGCTTGGGCACATGCGCACAGGTGGCAGGGAATCTGGTCCCTCCGGTCCGCTGCAATTGGAATGGTGTGTCCTACGGCGGAACCGGCCTTGCGGCTCCACCCCCAGCTGGTGGCGACCCGACGAACTACGAGCCGCCGCTGAACGTGGCTTCACAGACGCAATGGCTGATCTGCTTCAGCAACTGGAGCTCGGTGACCACGGCAGTGCCCTTGCAGTTCGGCGGCACCGCGGTGGTCAGCTGCACCACGCTTCCGGTGGAATTGCTGCTCTTCGATGCGCAAGCGCAGGCCACCGCCGTGGCGCTCGAATGGGTGACAGCGAGTGAATCGAACTCCTCGCGCTTCATCGTGGAGCGCACAAGCGACGGCGAAGCTTGGAGCGAGCTGTCGACCATGCCCGCCGCTGGCATGTCGAACAGCCCGCGCGTGTACAAGACGGAGGACCGGGCGCCGATCATGGGCATTGCGTACTACCGACTCCGCATGCTTGACCTCGATGGCAGCGAGGTCCTTTCCCAGGTGCGCTCCGTGCGCTTCGTCCCTAGCGCCCGAGCAGTGCCGAATCCGGCGACTGGGCCTTTCACGGTAAACGGGGTGGGTGCTGACCAACGCGTGCAGCTCTTCGATGCCATGGGGCGCGAGGTGCCCATTTCCATGGTCCGCGGGGATCACGATCGGGCCACGGTCGACCCGCTCGGTGCGCCCCCTGGCGTGTACCAGCTCCGGATCGCCGGAGATCACGCCACCACGATCCGCGTGGCGCTTGAGCGCTGA
- a CDS encoding nucleotide pyrophosphohydrolase, whose translation MESEARVSDLRSKPPVRRLADEVDAWIAAHGVRYFDPLTNMAMLTEEVGEVARIMARRFGEQSEKESDRARDLGEELADVLFVVLCLANQTGTDLQAAWERRMAQKAARDAHRHTGNPKLR comes from the coding sequence ATGGAAAGCGAAGCTAGGGTTTCTGATTTAAGGAGCAAGCCCCCTGTAAGACGCCTTGCGGATGAGGTGGATGCGTGGATCGCGGCCCACGGCGTGCGCTATTTCGACCCGCTCACCAATATGGCCATGCTCACGGAGGAGGTGGGGGAGGTGGCCCGCATCATGGCCCGTCGCTTTGGGGAGCAAAGCGAGAAGGAGAGCGATAGGGCCAGGGACCTTGGTGAGGAGCTGGCCGATGTGCTTTTCGTGGTGCTCTGCCTCGCGAACCAGACGGGCACCGATCTTCAGGCGGCATGGGAGCGCCGCATGGCCCAGAAGGCCGCGCGGGATGCGCATCGGCATACCGGCAATCCCAAGCTGCGCTGA
- a CDS encoding 3-deoxy-D-manno-octulosonic acid transferase — protein sequence MATLLHLGVGLYHLLIRAAALFSPKAKAWVNGRKGIWDRLSAKRDALQGCIWMHCASVGEFEQGLPVLEALRRDRPKAPVLITFFSPSGHQARKSLSWATHVEYLPADGRRNAERFVQLVRPSLVLWVKYEFWPSWLMGLRSKSIPIFLISGIFRQEQAFFRWYGSAHRSMLRCFTRLFVQDERSRALLHRIGVDDVTVSGDTRFDRVDEIAREGARLPIGQAFHRAMDAPVLIAGSTWPADEAVIADALRGMPNAPRLMIAPHEPSAAALRSIEQRLPRPVVRWSELEAVLNGASAERSQAVPPDEDPLFARTLLVDRMGMLARLYQHADIAYVGGGFSDGIHSILEAAAWGKPVVFGPRHTKFAEAAGLIEAGGGFEVINAEQLRAVLTRLLADRSARDAAAAAALGYVRDRVGATGRIMSGIGAA from the coding sequence ATGGCCACCCTCCTCCATCTGGGCGTTGGGCTCTATCATCTCCTGATCCGCGCAGCGGCGCTCTTCTCGCCGAAGGCAAAGGCTTGGGTCAATGGCCGGAAAGGCATTTGGGATCGCCTTTCAGCGAAACGCGATGCGCTTCAAGGTTGCATCTGGATGCACTGCGCGAGCGTGGGTGAATTCGAGCAAGGGCTGCCGGTGCTCGAGGCCCTGAGGCGCGATCGGCCCAAAGCTCCGGTTCTGATCACCTTCTTCAGCCCAAGCGGCCACCAAGCGCGTAAGAGCCTTTCATGGGCCACGCATGTCGAGTATCTCCCAGCGGATGGACGACGGAACGCGGAACGATTCGTTCAGCTGGTGCGGCCGAGCCTTGTGCTCTGGGTGAAGTACGAGTTCTGGCCGAGCTGGCTCATGGGCCTTCGATCGAAGTCCATTCCAATATTCTTGATCTCAGGGATCTTCAGGCAAGAGCAGGCCTTCTTCCGCTGGTACGGCTCAGCGCACCGGTCAATGCTGCGCTGTTTCACCCGCCTCTTCGTGCAGGATGAGAGGTCGAGGGCCCTGCTCCATCGGATCGGGGTCGACGACGTCACCGTAAGCGGTGATACAAGGTTCGACCGCGTGGATGAGATCGCACGAGAAGGCGCGCGCTTGCCGATCGGACAAGCCTTCCACCGCGCCATGGATGCGCCTGTGCTGATCGCAGGCAGCACCTGGCCTGCGGATGAGGCCGTGATCGCGGATGCGCTGCGCGGCATGCCCAATGCCCCGCGATTGATGATTGCCCCGCATGAGCCATCGGCTGCTGCCTTGCGCAGCATCGAGCAGCGCTTGCCGCGCCCCGTGGTGCGCTGGAGCGAACTGGAGGCGGTGCTGAACGGCGCCTCGGCGGAGCGATCGCAGGCCGTGCCGCCGGATGAGGACCCGCTCTTCGCGCGCACCCTGCTCGTCGACCGGATGGGCATGCTTGCGCGCTTGTACCAGCACGCCGACATCGCCTATGTGGGAGGCGGGTTCAGCGATGGCATACACAGCATCCTCGAAGCGGCGGCCTGGGGCAAACCGGTGGTCTTCGGGCCGCGCCACACCAAGTTCGCCGAGGCTGCGGGCCTGATCGAAGCGGGCGGCGGCTTCGAGGTGATCAACGCGGAGCAGCTGCGCGCAGTGCTCACGCGGCTGCTGGCGGACCGTTCAGCGCGCGATGCAGCGGCGGCCGCGGCGCTCGGTTATGTGCGCGACCGCGTGGGCGCCACAGGGCGCATCATGAGCGGCATCGGTGCGGCCTGA
- a CDS encoding DegT/DnrJ/EryC1/StrS family aminotransferase: MKPIQMVDLVSQYHAIKGEVDAAVLRVMETAAFINGPEVKDLERELSAFLGAKHVVGCANGTDALQIAMMALGLKPGDEVITASFTFVATVEVIGLLGLTPVFADVQPGTFNIDPEDIKRKITPRTKAIVPVHLFGQSADMEPIMAIAKEHGLSVIEDNCQAIGSDYAFSDGSKRRAGTIGHIGTTSFFPSKNLGCYGDGGAIFTNDDELAKKVRRVCNHGSDVRYYHEVVGVNSRLDSMQAAILRIKLRRLDAYAAARNRAASAYDAAFSGIPGLSIPERSKRSSHVFHQYTLKVSGGKRDALKEHLEKHGVPAMIYYPVPCHLQNAYKTARFAEGSLPVTESITHEVLSLPMSTELDEQQLAHITSAVKAFFQNGSRQ; this comes from the coding sequence ATGAAGCCGATCCAGATGGTGGATCTGGTGAGCCAGTACCACGCCATCAAAGGGGAGGTGGATGCCGCAGTGCTGCGCGTGATGGAGACGGCCGCCTTCATCAACGGCCCTGAGGTGAAGGACCTTGAGAGGGAGCTTTCGGCCTTCCTCGGCGCCAAGCACGTGGTCGGCTGCGCCAACGGCACCGATGCGCTGCAGATCGCCATGATGGCGCTGGGCCTGAAGCCCGGCGATGAAGTGATCACCGCTTCGTTCACCTTCGTGGCCACGGTAGAGGTGATCGGCCTCCTGGGCCTCACGCCCGTGTTCGCCGATGTGCAGCCCGGCACCTTCAACATCGACCCAGAAGACATCAAGCGCAAGATCACGCCGAGGACGAAGGCCATCGTGCCCGTGCACCTCTTCGGGCAAAGCGCCGACATGGAGCCGATCATGGCCATCGCCAAGGAGCACGGCCTTTCCGTGATCGAGGACAACTGCCAGGCGATCGGCAGCGACTACGCCTTCAGCGACGGATCGAAGAGGAGGGCCGGTACCATCGGCCATATCGGCACCACCAGCTTCTTCCCGAGCAAGAACCTGGGCTGCTACGGCGATGGCGGGGCCATCTTCACCAACGACGACGAGCTGGCGAAGAAGGTCCGCCGCGTGTGCAATCACGGAAGCGACGTGCGCTACTACCACGAGGTGGTGGGCGTGAACAGCCGATTGGACAGCATGCAGGCCGCCATCCTTCGGATCAAGCTGCGTCGGCTTGATGCGTATGCAGCGGCGCGCAACCGCGCTGCCTCCGCTTACGATGCCGCGTTCTCGGGCATCCCTGGACTCAGCATCCCGGAGCGGAGCAAGCGCAGTTCACATGTGTTCCACCAATATACGCTGAAGGTGTCCGGTGGCAAGCGGGACGCGCTGAAAGAGCACCTCGAGAAGCACGGCGTGCCCGCCATGATCTATTACCCCGTACCCTGCCACCTGCAGAACGCGTACAAGACCGCCCGCTTCGCGGAAGGATCATTGCCCGTGACCGAATCCATCACCCATGAAGTGCTCTCACTGCCCATGAGCACGGAGCTCGACGAGCAGCAGCTGGCGCACATCACCTCAGCCGTTAAGGCTTTCTTTCAGAATGGAAGTAGGCAGTAG